A stretch of the Thermodesulfovibrionales bacterium genome encodes the following:
- the nadC gene encoding carboxylating nicotinate-nucleotide diphosphorylase has protein sequence MERVIRLALEEDIGNGDITTTLLIPEDQQSKALLLAKGSFICAGMPFAVKVFQIFDPDARITTFYADGSRVKKGDIIAEISGSTRTLLTCERVALNILQRLSGIATLTGEFVKRVKGLPVKIVDTRKTTPALRFMEKYAVRVGGGSNHRAGLYDGILIKDNHIEAAGTIRAAVQAARNAHHLAKIEVEVENLNDLQEALKAGADVVMLDNMSVEDMKNAVKMAKGKAIVEASGMVTIDKVRGIAETGVDLISVGALTHSAPAADISMKIVR, from the coding sequence GTGGAACGTGTGATACGCCTCGCGCTCGAAGAGGACATCGGGAACGGTGATATCACGACGACGCTCCTCATCCCGGAGGACCAGCAATCAAAGGCGTTGCTCTTAGCAAAGGGAAGTTTCATCTGCGCGGGGATGCCGTTTGCCGTCAAGGTTTTTCAGATCTTCGACCCTGATGCGAGGATTACGACATTCTATGCTGACGGCTCACGGGTCAAGAAGGGCGATATCATAGCCGAAATCTCCGGCAGCACGCGGACGTTGCTCACCTGCGAAAGGGTCGCCCTGAACATTCTCCAGAGACTTTCCGGCATCGCAACGCTCACCGGCGAATTTGTGAAGAGGGTGAAGGGCCTTCCCGTCAAGATTGTGGATACGAGAAAGACAACCCCGGCATTGCGGTTCATGGAAAAGTATGCCGTGAGGGTCGGCGGAGGCAGCAACCACAGGGCCGGCCTCTATGACGGCATCCTCATAAAGGATAATCATATAGAGGCTGCGGGCACTATAAGGGCAGCCGTTCAGGCGGCGAGGAACGCACACCATCTCGCGAAAATAGAGGTTGAAGTAGAAAATCTCAACGACCTCCAGGAGGCCCTGAAGGCCGGTGCCGATGTTGTGATGCTCGACAACATGTCTGTCGAGGATATGAAGAATGCGGTAAAGATGGCCAAAGGGAAGGCCATCGTGGAGGCCTCCGGCATGGTAACGATCGACAAGGTCAGGGGCATCGCCGAGACGGGAGTCGATCTCATATCGGTCGGGGCCCTCACGCACTCCGCCCCTGCAGCAGATATCAGTAT